Below is a genomic region from Streptomyces sp. NBC_00461.
GCCCCACTCCCGGTTGATGATCAGCTGGATGGCCAGGGCGCGGCGGACGGAATCCTCGGTGGGGGTGGTGACGGCCTCGTCGTAGGCGTTGGTGTGCAGGCTGTTGCAGTTGTCGTAGATCGCGATGAGTGCCTGAAGGGTGGTGCGGATGTCGTTGAAGTCCATCTCCTGGGCGTGCAGCGAGCGGCCGGAGGTCTGGACGTGGTACTTCAGCTTCTGGCTGCGCTCGCCCGCGCCGTACTTCTCCTTCATCCTCCTCCAGCGCCGCGTCCACGACCTCCCGCACTGACCGGTTGTGGCCCAGGTGGATCACCTCGGCACCCTGGGACTGGAAGATCCGCCGCATGATGTTGATCGACGCGTCGTGCCCGTCGAACAGAGCTGAAGCGGTGACCAGGCGAACAGGGTGCACGGGCCGGTGCAGATCGCTCATGAGGGCCTTCCCGGACGGAACGGGGGTATTGCTGACGCCAGAGATACTAGGACGTCCTAGTAAATTGCTGGAGGTGATCGCTGTCACAGGTCGAGGACCAGGCGAGGCCCGCACGAGCGGGAGACACAGATGAGCATCGTGTCGCCGGCGGCCCGCTCGTCCTCGCTCAGCAGCGAGTCGCGATGGTCGGGTTTGCCGTCCAGTACGTCCGTCTCACAGGTGCCGCACGTGCCTTCCCGGCACGAGAAGTCCACCGCGACGCCTGCCTCCTCGACGGTTTCGAGTACCGAGCGGTCCGACGGCACGGTGAGGGTGAGTCCGGAACGAGCGAGCTCCAGTTCGAAGGCCTCGGCCGGGCCGGACCCGTTTGGCTGCGTCGGGGCGAACCGCTCGACGCCCAGCGTGCCGGGGGGCCAGCCCGCGCACTGCTCCTGCACCGCCAGCAGGAGGGGTTCGGGCCCGCAGGCGTGCACCAGGGTGCCCTCCTCGGGTACGCCGAGGTGGGCGGCGAGGTCCAGCAGGCCGTACTCGTCCTGCGGACGGATGAGCACGCGGTCCCCGTGCGGGGCGAGGCGGTCGAGGAACGCCATGGAGGCGCGGGTGCGGCCGCCGTACAGCAGAAGCCAGTCGTCTCCCGCCGCCTCGGCGGCCTCGACCATGGGAAGTATGGGTGTGATGCCGACGCCGCCGGCGATGAACAGATGGCGTGCGGCGGGTCGCAACGGGAAGGTGTTCCGCGGCCCGCGGACCCGCACTGTGGTGCCTTCGCGCAGATGGTCGTGGACGTATGCGGAGCCGCCACGGCCCCGCGGCTCGCGCAGCACGGCGATCTGCCAGCCCGCACGGTCGGCCGGGCGCCCGCACAGGGAGTACTGGCGGATCAGGCCGCCCTCTTCACCGTCGTCGCCCTCCAGGAGTACGTCGATGTGGGCGCCCGGCGTCCAGGCGGGAAGCACACCGCCGTCGGGGCGGCGCAGGGTGAGGGAGACGACGCCGTCGGCGGCGGGGGTGCGGGTCGTCACGGTGAGGGTCGTCCAGGCGGGCAGTTGGTCGTTCATGGTGGGTCAGCTCCGGGGTTCAGGCCTGCGTCGGCACATGAAGCAGCAGCGCGTCGCCCTGGCCGCCGCCCCCGCACAGGGCCGCTGCTCCGCTGCCGCCTCCGCGCCGTCGCAGTTCGGTCGCGAGGGTCAGCACCAGCCGGGCTCCGGTCATGCCGACCGGGTGCCCGAGCGCGATCGCGCCGCCGTTGACGTTCACCTTGTCCAGGGGGATGTCCAGCTCCCGTACGGAGGCCAGGGCCACCGAGGCGAACGCCTCGTTGATCTCGAACAGGTCCAGATCGGCGCACTTGAGCCGGCCGTCCCGGGACAGGGCGTCGCGGACCGCGCCGGCCGGCTGGACGAGCAGTGAGGGGTCGGGGCCCGCGACCGTGCCGTAGGCGCCGATCTCGGCGAGCGGGGTCAGGCCCTCCCGGCGGGCGCGCTGCGCGCTCATCACGACGACGGCCGCGGCGCCGTCGGACAGCTGCGACGAGTTGCCCGCGGTGATGGTGCCCGCGCCGGAGAAGGCCGGCTTGAGCCGGCCCAGGCTCTTTGCGGTGCTCCCCGGTCGCACGCCCTCGTCGGTGTCGACCACCGTCTCGCCTCGGCGTCCGGCCACGGTGACGGGGATGATCTCCTCGCGCAGCGCACCCGACTCCTGCGCCTGGGCGGCCCGTTGATGGGACAGCGCGCTGTACTCGTCCTGCTCCTCGCGCGTCAGGGCGTACGGCTGCTGATAGCGCTCGGTGGCCGCACCCATGGACTCGTCGTCGAAGGCGCAGACGAGGGCGTCACGGTCGAGGGCGTCCTCCACCGTGGTCGAGCCGTACTTCCAGCCGGTGCGTGATCCGCGCAGCAGGTGCGGGGCGCCCGACATGGACTCCATGCCACCGGCGACGACCACCTCGTGCCGGCCGGAGGCGATCATGAGGTCGGCCAGGGCGATGGCATGCAGACCGGACAGACAGAGCTTGTTGACGGTGCTCGCGGGGACGGAGAACGGAATGCCGGCGCGGATCGCGGCCTGCCGTGCCGGGTTGGGGCCGGCCCCGGCCTGCACGACATGGCCCATGACGACGGCTCCCACGGCTGCCGGGTCCAGGTGCACGGCGGCCAGCGCCGCGCCGATGGCGTGGGCGCCGAGGTCGACGGCGGACACCGTGCTCAGGGCGCCCATGAGTCTGCCGATGGGCGTCCTTGCTCCGGCGACGATGACGGATCCGGGCATGGCCGGGACCTCCTGGGGAGTGGGACGGGGTCAGGCGGCCGCGTCGACGGCACGTCGGGCGATCATGTGGGCCGTTTCGTTCACCGAGTGCAGAACGATCCGGCCGCCGGGCATGCGCCGCACCCGGCTGACGGACGTGTAGCCGGGATGGAACCAGAACATCGTCGGCAGGCCGAGCACTGTCGCCAGGTAGGTGTTTGTGATCCCGCCGTGGCACACGACCGCGACCCGCCCGCCGGGCTGGGCGTCGAAGATGGTGCCCATGGCCCGTACGGCTCGCGCACGGAAGGCGTCCCAGTCCAGATCGGGCACGAAGTCCTCGTAGCGTCCCTCGGCGAGTGCCGCCCCGCGGGGGTCCTCCGCGCCGATCTGCTCCGGTGGCATGTAGGGGTGGGAGACGTCGGTGTCCCACTCGCGCAGGTCGTCGAGGACGGTGGCGGTCATGCCGGTGAGCCGTTCCAGGGGAGCCACCGTCTCGCGGGCACGCAGGAACGGGCTGGTGTACAGGGCGTCGACTTCCTCGTGCACGAGCCAGGCGGCGAGACGCTCTGCCTGGGCGCTGCCCTCCGGCGACAGCCCCGGGTCGAACACGCCCGCCAGGGGGAGGCCGTGCCGGACGAGGAGGAGTTCGGTCATGGGTGATCCTTCGTACGCGTGAGGGACGGGCGGGTCGGCTCAGCCGGCGATGGTCCGTTCCGAGCTCCAATAGGGGCGCCGCATCGCACGCTTGTCGAGCTTGCCCATCGCGTTGCGCAGCAGCTCGGGGACGAACTCGTACGACTTCGGGCACTTGTAGGCGGCGAGACGGTCGCGGCAGAACTGGTCCAGGTCCTCGGTCGGCGGCTCGTCGGCCGCGGCCACGACCAGCGCCCGCAGCGACTCGCCGAAGTCCGCATCGGGCACGCCGATGACCGCGACCTCGGCGATCGCCGGGTGCTGCCGCAGGACCGCCTCGCTCTCGGCCGGGTACAGGTTCACGCCGCCGGAGACCACGACGTCCGCGGCCCGGTCGGTGATGAAGATGTAGCCGTGCGCGTCGACGTAGCCGATGTCGCCGAGCGTGAAGACGCCGGGGGAGAGGTAGGCGGACCTGGTCTTGTCCGGGTCCGCGTGGTAGCGGACGCCCTGGTCCTCCGGGGCCCGGAAGGCCAGCAGTCCTTGTTCGCCGGGCGGCAGTTGCCGCCCGGCGTCGTCGGTGACCAGGACCTCGAACGGGGGCCGGACCCGCCCGACCGAGCCCGGGTGCGCCAGCCACTCGGTGCTGTTGATGCGGGCGACGGTTCCCGCCTCGCTGGCGCCGTACGACTCGGTCAGCACCGGGCCGAACCACTCGATCATGGCTCGCTTCACGTCCGGCGGGCACGCGGAGCCGGTGTGCGAGACCTGCCGCAGGCTGGAGACGTCGTAGCGGCCGCGGACCTCTTCCGGGAGGGCGAGCAGCCGTTGGAAGTGGGTCGGCACCATCACCGTCGAGGAGACCCGCCACCTCTGCACACGGCTGAGGAACGTCTCCGCGTCGTACCGGCCGAGGACGATGACCGGCTGACCGGCCGTCAGATGCCGCAGCGAGGTCAGCGGCGCGTTGTGCTGCAGCGGGCCGCACACCAGGTGCGGTCCCGGCGGGAATCCCGGCCGGGCGGCCATCGCGGCGAGGTAGGCGGAGCTGTCGGCAACCGGGCCGCTCACCCAGCGCACCTCGGTGCCGCGCGCCCGTCCGGTGGTTCCCGAGGTGTAGACGAGCGGAGGCCGGGCGGGCCGGTCCGTCGGGGCCGTGCGCCCGGCGGGCGCGGCCGCGAGCCATGCGTCCCAGGCGAAGGCGTGCCCCACTGCCGGGGTTCCGTGCATCACGACCGGAAGGCCCAGTTCCCGGGCCGCGTCGAGGGCGGCACCCGCGCCGACCGGTCCGGCAATGATTCCGGTCACGCCCGCGTCGATGATCTGGTCGACGAGTTCGCCTGACGTGAGATTCCGGGATGTGGCCACGGTCCCCACTCCGGCACGTAGGCCCGCCAGATGGGCCACCAGCGTCGGGGTCGCGTTGTCGCCGAGGACTGCGACCCGGTCGTCGGGGCCGGGCGCGAGCTCCAGCAGCCGTGCAGTCGCCCGCGCCACCTGGTCGGCGAGGCCCGACCAGGACAGCACGCCCAGGTCGTCCGCCAGGGCGGGCTCGTCGGGTGTCTCCTGGGCGCGACGGTCGAGTGGCAGCAGCGACATGGCTCCTCCGGCGGCTCCTGGGCCTCTCCCGATTCGAAGGGAGAGGAGATGCTGAGACTGTAGCGTTTATCAAGAAAGTGCGGAACACTCTGGTTCCAGGCGGAGTCATTTCCCCAAGTTTCAGAGGTGGGGGCGGTGTACTCCCGATCACCGTTACTCAAACTGCCGTCTGGTAAGTATCCGAGGAGGAGCCATGTCCCAGCCCGATCCGGACGCATGGCGCACACAGGTCCGGCAGTGGCTGGCCGGCGTGCTCGAACCGGCGCGGGCGCCGCAGTCCGCCACAGGGGCGGCCGACCTCGCCGTGTTCCACAACCTCCCGGAGGACGAGGAACGCCTGCTCCTGGAGCGCTGCCGCGTCTACCAGCGCGCCCGCTTCGACGCCGGGTACCAGGCACTGGCCCTCCCCGAGGACAAGGGTGGCGCGGGCCTGACCGCCGCCCATGTGGCAACCTTCGCCGAGGAGGAGTCCGTCTTCGAGGTGCCGCCGTCCACCGAGCTGATCAGCGTCACCGTTCGCCTGGTCGCGATGGCCGTCTCCCTGTTCGGGACGGCCGAGCAGCGTGACACGTACGCGCGCGCGTTCCTGCGCACCGACCTGCTGGCCTGTCAGCTCTTCAGCGAACCCGGTGCCGGGTCCGACCTCGCGGCCCTGCGCACCCGTGCCCGCCAAGAAGGCGACGAGTGGGTGATCGACGGTCAGAAGGTGTGGACCTCGGGCGCTCAGTTCGCCGACTACGGTCTGCTGCTCGCCCGCACCGACCCGGACGTGGTCAAACAGGCCGGCATCACCGCCTTCCTGGTCCCGATGGACGCCACCGGCGTGGAGGTGCGCCCCATCCGTCAGATGAGCGGCGGCGCCTCCTTCAACGAGGTCTTCCTCAGCGGCGTCCGTGTTCCGGACCGGCTGCGGATCGGGCGACCGGGCCAGGGCTGGGAGGTCGCCACCACCACGCTCGCCTTCGAGCGGACCGCCTCCGGCGGCGGCAACCGTCGCAAGGGCGGCACGTTCGCGGACGTCCTCGCACTCGCCCGCTCCCTCGGCCGCACCGAAGACCCGCTGGTCCGCCAGCGCCTCGCCGACCTGTACGTACGCGCCGCCCTG
It encodes:
- a CDS encoding PDR/VanB family oxidoreductase; the protein is MNDQLPAWTTLTVTTRTPAADGVVSLTLRRPDGGVLPAWTPGAHIDVLLEGDDGEEGGLIRQYSLCGRPADRAGWQIAVLREPRGRGGSAYVHDHLREGTTVRVRGPRNTFPLRPAARHLFIAGGVGITPILPMVEAAEAAGDDWLLLYGGRTRASMAFLDRLAPHGDRVLIRPQDEYGLLDLAAHLGVPEEGTLVHACGPEPLLLAVQEQCAGWPPGTLGVERFAPTQPNGSGPAEAFELELARSGLTLTVPSDRSVLETVEEAGVAVDFSCREGTCGTCETDVLDGKPDHRDSLLSEDERAAGDTMLICVSRSCGPRLVLDL
- a CDS encoding acetyl-CoA C-acyltransferase yields the protein MPGSVIVAGARTPIGRLMGALSTVSAVDLGAHAIGAALAAVHLDPAAVGAVVMGHVVQAGAGPNPARQAAIRAGIPFSVPASTVNKLCLSGLHAIALADLMIASGRHEVVVAGGMESMSGAPHLLRGSRTGWKYGSTTVEDALDRDALVCAFDDESMGAATERYQQPYALTREEQDEYSALSHQRAAQAQESGALREEIIPVTVAGRRGETVVDTDEGVRPGSTAKSLGRLKPAFSGAGTITAGNSSQLSDGAAAVVVMSAQRARREGLTPLAEIGAYGTVAGPDPSLLVQPAGAVRDALSRDGRLKCADLDLFEINEAFASVALASVRELDIPLDKVNVNGGAIALGHPVGMTGARLVLTLATELRRRGGGSGAAALCGGGGQGDALLLHVPTQA
- a CDS encoding histidine phosphatase family protein, producing the protein MTELLLVRHGLPLAGVFDPGLSPEGSAQAERLAAWLVHEEVDALYTSPFLRARETVAPLERLTGMTATVLDDLREWDTDVSHPYMPPEQIGAEDPRGAALAEGRYEDFVPDLDWDAFRARAVRAMGTIFDAQPGGRVAVVCHGGITNTYLATVLGLPTMFWFHPGYTSVSRVRRMPGGRIVLHSVNETAHMIARRAVDAAA
- a CDS encoding AMP-binding protein, with the protein product MSLLPLDRRAQETPDEPALADDLGVLSWSGLADQVARATARLLELAPGPDDRVAVLGDNATPTLVAHLAGLRAGVGTVATSRNLTSGELVDQIIDAGVTGIIAGPVGAGAALDAARELGLPVVMHGTPAVGHAFAWDAWLAAAPAGRTAPTDRPARPPLVYTSGTTGRARGTEVRWVSGPVADSSAYLAAMAARPGFPPGPHLVCGPLQHNAPLTSLRHLTAGQPVIVLGRYDAETFLSRVQRWRVSSTVMVPTHFQRLLALPEEVRGRYDVSSLRQVSHTGSACPPDVKRAMIEWFGPVLTESYGASEAGTVARINSTEWLAHPGSVGRVRPPFEVLVTDDAGRQLPPGEQGLLAFRAPEDQGVRYHADPDKTRSAYLSPGVFTLGDIGYVDAHGYIFITDRAADVVVSGGVNLYPAESEAVLRQHPAIAEVAVIGVPDADFGESLRALVVAAADEPPTEDLDQFCRDRLAAYKCPKSYEFVPELLRNAMGKLDKRAMRRPYWSSERTIAG
- a CDS encoding acyl-CoA dehydrogenase family protein, coding for MSQPDPDAWRTQVRQWLAGVLEPARAPQSATGAADLAVFHNLPEDEERLLLERCRVYQRARFDAGYQALALPEDKGGAGLTAAHVATFAEEESVFEVPPSTELISVTVRLVAMAVSLFGTAEQRDTYARAFLRTDLLACQLFSEPGAGSDLAALRTRARQEGDEWVIDGQKVWTSGAQFADYGLLLARTDPDVVKQAGITAFLVPMDATGVEVRPIRQMSGGASFNEVFLSGVRVPDRLRIGRPGQGWEVATTTLAFERTASGGGNRRKGGTFADVLALARSLGRTEDPLVRQRLADLYVRAALRAATVDRVARTSAAGGRPGPEASLTKLMASDLLTRTGQVAAELMGARISADTGDAGTFAWAQHLLGAPGYRLAGGTDQIQRNLIGERVLKLPPEPRVDRVPFSQLPGN